The nucleotide window TACTCGCTTCCGTCACCTACTACAAAGGAAACGTGGGCGATGAAGTGACGCTCATCGTGCCCAAAAACCGCGAATCGGCCTGGGGAACTTTGGAGGCGGTGCTGCCTCAAAGCGAAGGAGCGGAAGTCAGTGAAGCGGACAGTTTTTAGAGACCATCTCCAACCAGAAGCCGATTGACCCAAACCTCGATTCGGTCTACTCTAAAACAAAATTTCGACCCATGGACAACAATCCCATCAGTCTCACTCAAGCTTTAAACCACATTCAATCCTGGCTCAACGCCGGCGAATACGACAAAGTGATTCAAGGCTGTTCCGAAATCTTAGAGATGGAGCCCGAAAATTCACGCGCCCTTGCGCTCATGAAAATGGCGGAACAACGCCGTCACGAAGCCACCATGGCTCCAAGCAGTGCCCCTCAAAATGGCACTCCCCTAGCTCCCAACAACGACCCTCTTGCCAATCTGCAAGTGGAGGAACGCCAGGAAGCCAATGAAGCCCGTCCCCCTTTCGAAGCCATGCCAGCCCCAAGTGCAGCCACAAGTCGAGAAAGCGCTGTCCCCTTGCGCGAAGAATTCAACGAAAGCTTGGATAAGCGCAAACTCTTTTTGGCCATGCTCGTTCCAGCAGTGCTGGTGGTGGTGCTGGGTGGAAGCCTCATTTGGTACCTTGCCGATCGAGAACGAAACGAGACCATTGCTGGCAACGGGAACTCAGACGTGAATCAATCCGTACCTGTAGACACAGCCTATTTAGATGACAATGAAGAGCGAGTGGAACAAATGACCGCCATCAGCAGCGTCATTGAAGCGTACCGCCAAAACAAAGGGAAATACCCCGAAGCGGACGATTTAGAACGCATTCTTGTGGAAAGTGATGAATTCAGCGAAGTGCCCAGCGATCCCAAACAAGGTGAGGTGGATGTCGAAGGCAAACCTTTCGGTTATATGTATGCAGTTTATGACAGCAAGTTTGGGAAATCCAACCAGTACTACATCCTCTCGGCCCTCTTTGAAGACAGCAAAGGAGTGGGTTACGAATGGAACGTGGGTGAAAGCGTAAAAAATTACGAAAACTACCGTGACATTGCTCAAGACAATGTGAGTTTCATTGGCAGCAGCAAATAAAATCGAGTGGAAAATGGCTTTCTCGTGGAACAACTTAAAACGTCCCATTCTGGCGCTGGCCCCCATGGCAGGCTACACCGATACCGCCTATCGTCAGCTCATCAAAGGCATTGAGCCGCGCGTCATTTGCTTCACCGAGTTCACCAGCGCCGACGGCCTGGTCTACGGCAGCAAAATGACCTTAAAACAACTGGACTTCAACCCGAACGAAGAGCGCCCTTTGGTGGCTCAAATTTTTGGGAAGAAGCCTGAGCATTTCGCCAAAGCCGCCAAAATCATCGAAGAGATGGGCATCGATGCCATCGACATCAACATGGGCTGTCCTGCAAAAAAAGTGGTGTCCAGTGACCACGGCAGCGCCCTTTTAAAAAAACCTTGCCGCGCGATAGAACTGGTGGAAGCCACGGTGAAAGCCACTCAAGTTCCGGTATCTGTAAAAACACGCATTGGCTCGGATCAATTGGATCTACCCTGGTTCGTTCAATTTTGCAAAGACCTCGAAAGCGCCGGCATTCAACTGCTCACCATCCACGGTCGCACGGCCAAACAAATGTACACCGGTAAAGCCGACTGGGAACCCATTTACGAGGTGAAACGGAATCTAAAAATCCCAGTGATTGGGAATGGAGACATTCGCAGCGTGGCCGATGCTCGTGAAAAACTCGGCAACCTAGATGGCGTGATGGTGGGTCGCGGCACCATGGGCAACCCCTGGCTCATGGCTGAAATTGCGGCAGATTTTTACGGCGAAACCTATGTGCCTCCCAAAACGTTTCAAGAAAAATTGCCCACCTATTTGCGCCACGCAGAGCTTTTGGCAGAATACAAAGGCGAAGAACATGGCATGAAAGAAATGCGCAAACATTTCGTGAATTTGATCCGCGGTTTCGATGGCGCGAGCGAGGCTCGCGCCCAAGTCGTGCAAATTTCCACTTTAGAAGAAGCCAAACGCGTGCTGAGTGCCTTGGCTGAATGCCAAAAATAAGGTATACTTACAAAGATTGAACCCCTACGCCATGGTTCGAAAATTCCTCGCCACCGCCTTGCTCAGTTTAACTTTGAGCTTCGTGCAACCCGCTATGGTCTCTGCCGAAACCACGAGCAACTTCAATGTGTTTGATGTGTTCAGTATCGACGAAGAAGAAGATACAACGACTGGAAAGAGCACCATCAACGGCAGCACCACCATCAGTGATAATATCAAAGATTACGCAAAGGAACACACCGGCGGCAACGTCCCCATGGCCATCATTATGCGAGCCATCAATGTACTGATGCTGCTCATCGGTACTTTTGCTTTTTTGGTCATTTTTTACAGCGGCGTCTTGCTGGTCACCGCCAACGGAGATGAAGGAAAATTGGAAAAAGGAAAAGGCATGATTGTGCCCGCCATTTTAGGCTTGGTCTTTGCCTTTTTAGCCTATTACATCACCGTCTTTATTCAATCGTTTTTCTACTGATGCGTCTCTTTGCCCTCCTCATTCTCGCTCCTTGTCTATGGATGTTCAGCATTGCACCCATCGCCTTCGCCGACACCATGAATTTAGGGGTTTGTAACTTTGGGATGCTAGGGATACAAGGCAGTCCCACCAGCAGCACCGGGCAAGCCCTGAGTGAAGAGGTCACACAAAAATCGAACGAATATGAGACGCGCTACACAGAAGCCTACAATCCCCCCTCCACACAAGAAAATTCAGAAGCTGAAACAGATACCAATTATTGTGGACAAAACAATCCCGCCACCGGAATGATTGAAAAAGGAGATTGCACCAGTCAAGTGATCACTGAAATTTCAGAAGTGGTCAGCAGTGCCACTCTTGACGGAGACCAAAACGAAGACCGCATCATCAACCTCTATCAAGGCCTCTGCTGCCTTTCTTACAACACCGAGGTCACAACTTGTTATGAAACTCGCACTTTCTACACCGAAACGCTCAACGAATGTAAGGCCATAGAAAACGGCGCCAACACCCTAGGCGAAAGGACCAACTGCCAACTGCAACAATGGCTCATCGCTGACACCGGAATGGGCATTTTGAAGCTGTATGTAAAACAAATTTTCACCTTTGGCGCCTTCTTGGTGGGCTCCATGGCCGTGACCACCATCATTTTGAATGGCGTGCGCATCAGCGCCACGGGCGTCAGCGGCGACATTTCAGAAGCCAAACAAAAAATCACTCAAGCTCTTTCGGGAATCATTCTGCTTTTCCTTTCGGCGTTGATCCTCTACAGCATTAATCCTGACTTCTTCGGCTGATGAAAAAACTACTGCTCACCTTGCTCATGGTCCTCACCTTAGCGGTCCCTCTGGCCACCGCTGCGGTCACAGAAGTGCCCCTCATTCCGGCGCCGGACTTTTTGCCCACCCCTCCTCCAGAAACCACGGGTGGCCTACTTCAAGATTACGTACTGGACACGGCGGTGCCCAAAGCCATCAACATCGGCATTGGAATTTTAGCCCTCACCGCCTTCATGGGCATCCTCATTGCGGCAATTCAAATGCTCACGGCTTATGGAGACGAAACTAAAATCGGACGCGGAAAAACCAACCTGCGTTACAGCATACTCGGCCTCATCATTGTGATGCTTTCTTATGCCCTTGTTTCTATTGTGGTTTCGGTGGCTCTGCCTCAAGAAAGCGAAACCTCTTGGATTCCCTCTGCCTACGCCGTGGACGTGGAACGGGACCCCAGCATTCTTTTGCCCGACGTGGAAACGCTGATCGAAAGCCATGATGAGCAAGGACGAGTCTCCTTGCCCAGCGGAGATTTTCTTGGAGAAATTGTGCCCGCCGTGGTCACCAACATCCTATATTTTGTGGGCTTTTTGCTCTTCATTGCCTTGCTTTATGGTGGCGTCCTCATTGTGATTGGACGAGGAAATGAAGAAGAAATCACTAAGGCAAAAACCATCGTCCTTTACGCATCCATTGCGCTAGGCTTGGTCTCTTTGGGCTACGCCATTGTTTATGGCATCGTGACGCTCAACTTCAATCAAGACAGCAGCACCACTACAGACGACGCTTTTACCGAAATGCAAAATGAATAAATCTCTCTTCAAAAAAATCTTGCTGAGCATAATGGCCAGTGCCCTGTTCTGGAGTCTGACTCAAGGCGCTTGGGCAGTCATACAAATTCCAGACATTACACGCCCCGACAACCTGCCAGGTTTCGAACCCATCGACACGGAAAACTCCGAGCACCCTGAACTCAATGCCACCCAAAACATCATTCTTTTT belongs to Candidatus Peregrinibacteria bacterium and includes:
- the dusB gene encoding tRNA dihydrouridine synthase DusB, which translates into the protein MAFSWNNLKRPILALAPMAGYTDTAYRQLIKGIEPRVICFTEFTSADGLVYGSKMTLKQLDFNPNEERPLVAQIFGKKPEHFAKAAKIIEEMGIDAIDINMGCPAKKVVSSDHGSALLKKPCRAIELVEATVKATQVPVSVKTRIGSDQLDLPWFVQFCKDLESAGIQLLTIHGRTAKQMYTGKADWEPIYEVKRNLKIPVIGNGDIRSVADAREKLGNLDGVMVGRGTMGNPWLMAEIAADFYGETYVPPKTFQEKLPTYLRHAELLAEYKGEEHGMKEMRKHFVNLIRGFDGASEARAQVVQISTLEEAKRVLSALAECQK